A single region of the Ancylobacter novellus DSM 506 genome encodes:
- a CDS encoding L-serine ammonia-lyase codes for MISAFELFKIGIGPSSSHTVGPMVAAAAFAERLTSDGVLGRVARVEVALFGSLAWTGKGHGTDKAVILGLSGERPRTVDPDRADALVAGVAAERQLSLAGHRLIGFDPETDILFDSKAPTPKHPNTLALRAYAADGALIAEERWCSIGGGFVAPEEDVGRPAPPEEVALPYPFRNARDLLAMAETAGLSITGLVAANERARRPAAEVDEHLDGVIDTMMACVDRGIATSGELPGGLKVKRRARAIHQALIARNARTPHEIMDWVSLYAIAVNEENAAGGRVVTAPTNGAAGVVPATLRYYRDHCPGADRAGMHTFLLAATAIGALFKMNASISGAEVGCQGEVGVACSMAAAGLCAALGGSNAQVENAAEIGMEHHLGMTCDPIGGLVQVPCIERNAFGAISAVNAASLALHGDGTHIVPLDKVIATMRETGRDMASKYKETSLGGLAVNLPEC; via the coding sequence ATGATCAGCGCGTTCGAGCTCTTCAAGATCGGCATCGGCCCCTCCTCCTCGCACACGGTGGGGCCGATGGTGGCCGCCGCCGCCTTCGCCGAACGGCTCACCTCGGACGGCGTGCTCGGCCGCGTGGCGCGGGTCGAGGTGGCGCTGTTCGGCTCGCTCGCCTGGACCGGCAAGGGCCACGGCACCGACAAGGCGGTCATCCTCGGCCTCTCCGGCGAGCGCCCGCGCACCGTCGACCCGGATCGCGCCGACGCGCTCGTCGCCGGCGTCGCGGCCGAGAGGCAGCTCTCCCTCGCCGGTCACCGCCTCATCGGCTTCGATCCCGAAACCGACATCCTGTTCGATAGCAAGGCGCCCACGCCCAAGCACCCGAACACGCTCGCGCTGCGGGCCTACGCCGCCGACGGCGCGCTCATCGCCGAGGAACGCTGGTGCTCCATCGGCGGCGGTTTCGTCGCCCCCGAAGAGGATGTCGGCCGCCCGGCGCCGCCGGAAGAGGTCGCGCTACCCTATCCCTTCCGCAATGCCCGCGATCTGCTCGCCATGGCGGAAACCGCCGGCCTCTCCATCACCGGCCTCGTCGCCGCCAATGAGCGTGCCCGCCGGCCCGCAGCGGAAGTCGATGAGCATCTCGACGGCGTCATCGACACCATGATGGCCTGCGTCGACCGCGGCATCGCCACCTCCGGCGAATTGCCCGGCGGGCTGAAGGTGAAGCGCCGCGCCCGGGCGATCCACCAGGCGCTCATCGCCCGCAACGCCCGCACGCCGCACGAGATCATGGACTGGGTCAGCCTCTACGCCATTGCGGTGAACGAGGAGAACGCCGCCGGCGGGCGCGTCGTCACCGCCCCGACCAATGGCGCGGCGGGCGTGGTGCCGGCGACGCTGCGCTACTATCGCGATCATTGCCCCGGCGCCGACCGGGCGGGCATGCACACCTTCCTGCTCGCCGCCACCGCCATCGGCGCGCTGTTCAAGATGAACGCCTCCATCTCCGGCGCCGAGGTCGGCTGCCAGGGCGAGGTCGGCGTCGCCTGCTCCATGGCGGCGGCAGGTCTCTGCGCGGCGCTGGGCGGCAGCAACGCGCAGGTCGAGAACGCCGCCGAGATCGGCATGGAGCATCATCTCGGCATGACCTGCGATCCCATAGGCGGCCTCGTGCAGGTGCCCTGCATCGAGCGCAACGCCTTCGGTGCGATCAGCGCGGTCAACGCCGCCTCACTGGCGCTGCATGGCGACGGCACGCACATCGTCCCGCTCGACAAGGTCATCGCCACCATGCGCGAGACCGGCCGCGACATGGCCTCCAAATACAAGGAGACCTCGCTCGGCGGCCTCGCGGTGAACCTGCCGGAATGCTGA
- a CDS encoding GlxA family transcriptional regulator: MNQQRPLPQGASASAANAAPVLNVGFILADNFTLSAFSLMVDQFRLAADDGDRSRPILARWQVMSSRPEPIRTSCGVTVAPSGPLADPANFNYIIVVGGLLHGGKQLDEESVAYLKRAARAGVPLVGVCTGSFVLARAGLMTGRRCCVSWYHYQDFLDEFPHHTPVADRLYVIDGDRITCAGGGGAADLATALVEKFLGRAIAQKSRHVLLLDRQRPGTESQPHPPIADLVADDRVRRSLLLMEQHLADPLPIADIARRLQLSTRQLERLFQTVMGQRPAEFYRRLRLRYARFLLDTTGRSVTDIALEAGFSDCAHFSRQFKAQHGFTPSDARARAPGPAAQSVAAHRLFE; encoded by the coding sequence ATGAACCAGCAGCGACCTCTTCCCCAAGGTGCCTCCGCGAGCGCGGCCAATGCCGCGCCGGTGCTGAATGTCGGCTTCATCCTGGCCGACAATTTCACCCTGTCGGCCTTCTCGCTGATGGTTGATCAGTTCCGCCTCGCCGCCGACGACGGCGACCGCTCGCGCCCGATCCTGGCGCGCTGGCAGGTCATGTCGTCCCGGCCCGAGCCGATCCGCACGAGCTGCGGCGTCACCGTGGCGCCGTCCGGCCCGCTCGCCGACCCCGCGAACTTCAACTACATCATCGTCGTCGGCGGCCTGTTGCATGGCGGCAAGCAGCTCGACGAGGAGAGCGTCGCCTATCTCAAGCGCGCCGCCCGCGCCGGCGTGCCGCTGGTCGGTGTGTGCACCGGCTCCTTCGTGCTCGCCCGTGCCGGACTGATGACGGGCCGGCGCTGCTGCGTGTCCTGGTACCACTATCAGGACTTCCTCGACGAGTTCCCGCACCACACGCCGGTCGCCGACCGGCTCTATGTCATCGACGGCGACCGCATCACCTGCGCCGGTGGCGGCGGCGCGGCGGACCTCGCCACCGCGCTGGTGGAGAAGTTCCTCGGCCGCGCCATTGCCCAGAAGAGCCGCCATGTGCTGCTGCTCGACCGCCAGCGGCCCGGCACCGAATCCCAGCCGCACCCGCCGATCGCCGACCTCGTCGCCGACGACCGCGTGCGCCGCTCGCTGCTGCTGATGGAACAGCACCTCGCCGACCCGCTGCCCATCGCCGACATCGCCCGCCGGCTGCAGCTCTCCACCCGCCAGCTCGAGCGGCTGTTCCAGACCGTGATGGGCCAGCGCCCGGCCGAGTTCTACCGGCGGCTGCGCCTGCGCTATGCGCGCTTCCTGCTCGATACGACGGGACGCTCGGTGACCGACATCGCGCTTGAGGCGGGCTTCTCCGATTGCGCGCATTTCTCCCGCCAGTTCAAGGCGCAGCACGGCTTCACCCCGTCGGATGCGCGTGCCCGCGCCCCCGGCCCCGCCGCCCAGAGCGTCGCCGCGCACCGGCTGTTCGAGTAG
- a CDS encoding EamA family transporter: MKSFLASWQLWALLSAVFAALTAIFAKVGVANVGSDFATFIRTVVILAAIAGMLTLTGGWQGLGTVSLRSLLFLVLSGLATGASWLCYFRALQLGDAARVAPIDKLSVVLVALFAALFLGEKLTTIGWAGVALIGGGAILIATGL; encoded by the coding sequence ATGAAATCCTTCCTCGCAAGCTGGCAGCTCTGGGCCCTGCTCTCGGCCGTGTTCGCGGCGCTCACCGCCATCTTCGCCAAGGTCGGCGTGGCGAATGTCGGCTCGGACTTCGCGACCTTCATCCGCACCGTCGTCATCCTCGCCGCCATCGCCGGCATGCTGACGCTGACCGGCGGCTGGCAGGGGCTCGGCACCGTCTCGTTGCGCTCGCTGCTCTTTCTCGTGCTGTCGGGGCTGGCGACGGGCGCGTCGTGGCTCTGCTATTTCCGGGCCCTGCAACTCGGGGACGCCGCGCGCGTCGCGCCGATCGACAAGCTCAGCGTGGTGCTGGTGGCGCTGTTCGCGGCGCTCTTTCTCGGCGAAAAGCTGACCACGATCGGCTGGGCCGGCGTCGCCCTGATCGGCGGCGGGGCGATCCTGATCGCGACGGGTCTCTAA
- a CDS encoding HigA family addiction module antitoxin, with translation MLGPNPPVHPGEILREEFLLPLALTPYGVARALGVPRTRIERLAREETPVTADTALRLGRYFGTGPEFWMNLQTNFDLAATAAKLPELAAIAPVRAA, from the coding sequence ATGCTCGGTCCCAACCCTCCAGTCCATCCCGGCGAGATCCTCCGCGAGGAATTCCTGTTGCCTCTCGCGCTCACGCCCTATGGGGTCGCGCGGGCGCTCGGCGTGCCGCGTACCCGGATCGAGCGGCTGGCGCGGGAGGAGACGCCGGTGACCGCAGATACCGCGCTGCGGCTGGGGCGCTATTTCGGCACCGGGCCGGAATTCTGGATGAACCTGCAGACGAATTTCGATCTTGCCGCCACCGCGGCGAAGCTGCCGGAGCTCGCCGCCATCGCGCCTGTGCGCGCAGCCTGA
- a CDS encoding type II toxin-antitoxin system RelE/ParE family toxin, whose product MILNFKDKRTEAVWSGTIGKGFPPDLMRTAQRKLAMLNAAVGLDALRVPPSNRLEALKGDRVGQYSIRINDQFRLCFVWRDGHAGDVEITDYH is encoded by the coding sequence GTGATCCTGAACTTCAAGGACAAGCGCACGGAAGCGGTGTGGAGCGGCACCATCGGCAAAGGGTTTCCGCCCGACCTGATGCGGACGGCGCAGCGCAAGCTGGCGATGCTGAACGCTGCGGTCGGGCTCGATGCGTTGCGGGTTCCACCGTCCAACCGGCTGGAGGCATTGAAGGGCGATCGCGTGGGTCAATATTCGATCCGCATCAACGACCAGTTCCGCCTCTGCTTCGTCTGGCGCGACGGCCATGCCGGCGATGTCGAGATCACGGACTATCACTGA
- a CDS encoding aromatic ring-hydroxylating oxygenase subunit alpha: MLDTTDTPLKALIRRRKPGYSLEAPFYTSPEIFQADLDIIFGRHWIFVGVDPDIPEPGDAMKFDIGTNSIFVVRDDDNEVRAFHNVCRHRGAPIVHDYKTTVGNLVCRYHSWTYGLDGKLLFAEHMGADFDPSCHGLKPVHVRSLEGLIFVCLSDDPPADFDVMAAKMAPYLAPHDLKNAKVAFEKDIIEPGNWKLTMENNRECYHCAGNHPELTVPLFAYGFGFAPEELDEHGRKEAEDYAKLVTSSHREWESCGFPSECVEHLDDMITGFRTERLPLAGDGESHTGDTRAACKKLLGKINDPRHGALHFWTQPNSWHHFMSDHAVVFSVLPLDAERSLLRTKWLVHKDAVEGVDYDIENLVAVWDATNDQDSTLVGYCQEGARSQAYEPGPYSPHTEMLVDKFCNWYIGRMAEHLGR; encoded by the coding sequence ATGCTGGACACCACCGACACGCCGCTGAAGGCGCTGATCCGCCGCCGCAAGCCGGGCTACAGTCTGGAGGCCCCGTTCTACACCTCCCCCGAGATCTTCCAGGCCGATCTCGACATCATCTTCGGCCGGCACTGGATTTTCGTCGGCGTCGATCCCGACATCCCCGAGCCGGGCGACGCCATGAAGTTCGACATCGGCACGAACTCCATCTTCGTGGTGCGCGACGACGACAACGAGGTCCGCGCTTTCCACAATGTCTGCCGCCACCGCGGCGCGCCAATCGTGCACGACTACAAAACCACGGTCGGCAACCTCGTTTGCCGCTATCACTCCTGGACCTACGGCCTCGACGGCAAGCTGCTCTTCGCCGAGCATATGGGCGCGGATTTCGACCCGTCCTGCCACGGCCTCAAGCCCGTGCATGTACGCTCGCTGGAAGGGCTGATCTTCGTCTGCCTCTCCGACGACCCGCCGGCCGATTTCGACGTCATGGCGGCGAAGATGGCGCCCTATCTCGCCCCGCACGATTTGAAGAACGCCAAGGTCGCCTTCGAGAAGGACATCATCGAGCCGGGCAACTGGAAGCTCACCATGGAGAACAACCGCGAGTGCTATCACTGCGCGGGCAACCATCCCGAGCTGACCGTGCCGCTCTTCGCCTATGGCTTCGGCTTCGCCCCGGAGGAGCTCGACGAGCACGGCCGCAAGGAGGCCGAGGATTATGCGAAGCTCGTCACCTCCTCGCACCGCGAATGGGAGAGCTGCGGCTTCCCGTCGGAATGCGTGGAGCACCTCGACGACATGATCACGGGCTTCCGCACCGAGCGTCTGCCGCTCGCCGGCGACGGCGAGAGCCACACCGGCGACACTCGCGCCGCCTGCAAGAAGCTGCTCGGCAAGATCAACGATCCCCGGCACGGCGCGCTGCATTTCTGGACCCAGCCCAATAGCTGGCACCACTTCATGTCCGACCACGCCGTGGTGTTCTCGGTGCTGCCGCTCGATGCCGAGCGCTCGCTGCTGCGCACCAAATGGCTCGTCCACAAGGATGCGGTCGAGGGCGTCGACTACGACATAGAGAACCTCGTCGCGGTGTGGGACGCCACCAACGACCAGGATTCGACGTTGGTCGGCTATTGCCAGGAGGGCGCGCGCAGCCAGGCCTATGAGCCCGGCCCCTACTCGCCGCACACCGAGATGCTCGTGGACAAGTTCTGCAACTGGTACATCGGCCGCATGGCCGAGCATCTCGGCCGCTGA
- a CDS encoding hybrid-cluster NAD(P)-dependent oxidoreductase, whose translation MASPDPAALRLSGALPDWNPEADDALIVRAIREETPDVKTFVLAPKDPCVFRYQPGQFLTLDLNIGGESINRCYTIASAPTRPHTISITVKRVPGGPVSNFLHDNIRVGSVLHAVGPMGDFSCFAQGTPSPSPKYLFLSGGSGITPLMSMARSFHDLAEPRDLIFVHAARSPVDIVFRNELELMARNQPDSFRFAPICEADSPREPWHGLRGRLNLGLLNHIAPDYKEREIFVCGPAPFMAAVREMLKTAGFDMSRHHEESFDFAELAKAEPEVAAEVEIAEGVQAVQEALAPGVTTYTIEFAKQKRSIECRSDMFVLDAARRAGVRLPSSCAKGLCGTCKSKLISGTVDMKHGGGIRQREIDAGMALLCCSKPTSDLVVDR comes from the coding sequence ATGGCTTCGCCCGATCCCGCCGCGCTCCGCCTCTCCGGCGCCCTGCCGGACTGGAATCCGGAGGCTGACGACGCGCTGATCGTGCGCGCCATCCGCGAGGAGACGCCGGACGTGAAGACCTTCGTGCTGGCGCCGAAGGACCCGTGCGTCTTCCGCTACCAGCCCGGCCAGTTCCTCACGCTGGATCTGAACATCGGCGGCGAGAGCATCAACCGCTGCTACACCATCGCCTCCGCCCCGACGCGCCCGCACACCATCTCCATCACGGTGAAGCGGGTGCCGGGCGGGCCGGTGTCGAACTTCCTGCACGACAACATCCGCGTCGGCTCGGTGCTGCACGCGGTCGGGCCGATGGGCGACTTCTCCTGCTTCGCGCAGGGCACGCCGTCCCCGTCGCCGAAATATCTATTCCTGTCGGGCGGCTCGGGCATCACCCCGCTGATGTCGATGGCGCGCAGCTTCCACGACCTCGCCGAGCCGCGCGACCTCATCTTCGTGCATGCCGCGCGCTCGCCGGTCGACATCGTCTTCCGCAATGAATTGGAGCTGATGGCGCGCAACCAGCCGGACAGCTTCCGCTTCGCGCCGATCTGCGAGGCGGATTCCCCGCGCGAGCCCTGGCACGGGCTGCGCGGGCGGCTCAATCTCGGCCTGCTCAACCACATCGCCCCGGACTACAAGGAACGCGAAATCTTCGTCTGCGGCCCGGCGCCCTTCATGGCGGCGGTACGCGAGATGCTGAAGACCGCCGGCTTCGACATGAGCCGGCACCATGAGGAGAGCTTCGACTTCGCCGAGCTGGCCAAGGCCGAGCCGGAAGTCGCGGCCGAGGTCGAGATCGCCGAGGGCGTACAGGCGGTTCAGGAGGCGCTCGCGCCGGGCGTGACCACCTACACGATCGAGTTCGCCAAGCAGAAGCGCAGCATCGAGTGCCGCTCCGACATGTTCGTGCTGGACGCCGCCCGCCGCGCCGGGGTGCGGCTGCCCTCCTCCTGCGCGAAGGGGCTGTGCGGCACCTGCAAGTCGAAGCTGATCTCCGGCACGGTCGACATGAAGCACGGCGGCGGCATCCGCCAGCGCGAGATCGACGCCGGCATGGCGCTGCTATGCTGCTCCAAGCCGACCAGCGACCTGGTGGTGGATCGCTGA
- a CDS encoding GlxA family transcriptional regulator, protein MPDLASFTRIGFLTLPNFSMIACANALEALRMANYVTEAETYSWRILTLDGAPAAASNGLTLIPTLPLAESGPLDLLLVCGGIDVRHAATPPIEDALRRLSRRGVALGALCTGSFVLADAGLLDFYRCAVHWENLSAIREEFPQIDFVEEAFVIDRDRLTCTGGVAPLEMMLALIEARGGRPLADKVSEQFIVDRARPARARIEPRPRPALPDPTLARAVRLMQAAIEQPPGIATIARKLDVSPRHLERLFRRHLGVTPAAYHLGLRLERARELLRLSPLPVTDVGLACGFQSAAHFSTAYARRFGRPPSVERRGAGLPKAKG, encoded by the coding sequence GTGCCCGACCTCGCCTCGTTCACCCGTATCGGCTTCCTCACCCTGCCGAACTTCTCGATGATCGCCTGCGCCAACGCGTTGGAAGCGCTGCGCATGGCGAATTACGTGACCGAGGCCGAGACCTATTCCTGGCGCATCCTGACACTGGATGGCGCGCCTGCCGCCGCCAGCAATGGTTTGACACTCATTCCCACCCTGCCTCTCGCCGAATCCGGCCCACTCGACCTGCTCCTCGTCTGCGGCGGCATCGACGTGCGCCATGCCGCCACCCCGCCGATCGAGGACGCGCTGCGCCGGCTCTCGCGCCGGGGCGTGGCGCTTGGCGCGCTGTGCACCGGCAGCTTCGTGCTCGCCGATGCCGGGCTGCTCGATTTCTACCGCTGCGCCGTGCACTGGGAGAATCTCTCCGCCATCCGCGAGGAATTCCCGCAGATCGACTTCGTCGAAGAGGCCTTCGTCATCGACCGCGACAGGCTCACCTGCACCGGCGGGGTGGCGCCGCTGGAGATGATGCTGGCACTGATCGAGGCGCGTGGCGGACGCCCGCTGGCCGACAAGGTGTCGGAGCAGTTCATCGTCGACCGCGCCCGCCCGGCGCGCGCCCGGATCGAGCCGCGCCCGCGCCCGGCGCTCCCCGATCCGACGCTCGCCCGCGCCGTGCGCCTCATGCAGGCGGCCATCGAGCAGCCGCCCGGCATCGCCACCATCGCCCGCAAGCTCGATGTCTCGCCGCGTCATCTGGAGCGCCTGTTCCGGCGCCATCTCGGGGTGACGCCGGCCGCCTACCATCTCGGCCTGCGGCTGGAGCGGGCGCGCGAATTGCTGCGGCTCTCGCCGCTTCCCGTCACCGATGTCGGGCTGGCCTGCGGCTTCCAGTCGGCGGCGCATTTCTCCACCGCCTATGCCCGCCGCTTCGGTCGCCCGCCGAGCGTCGAGCGGCGCGGGGCTGGGCTGCCCAAGGCGAAAGGGTGA
- a CDS encoding SulP family inorganic anion transporter, with the protein MTTLSRPRSPSFAELFTPKLVTVLREGYGLAGFKADALAGLTVAIVALPLSMAIAMASGTTPERGLYTAIVGGLFVSALGGSRFQIGGPAGAFIVLVAMTVERHGIEGLLLATFLSGIFLAVIGFLRLGTYVKFIPYPVTVGFTAGIAVIIFSSQLTDLLGLTLTVKEPAAIIPKLEVLARALPTLNAAAFGISLLTILVIVGVKKFAPHWPNLLIAVALASAAAAVLGLPVETIGTRFGGIPSSLPMPVLPDFSPDKVMAVVPDAAAFALLGAIESLLSAVVADGMTGRRHRSNCELVAQGVANMASAMFGGLCVTGTIARTATNVRAGARGPISGILHCLFLLVFMLVAAPLASYIPLAALAGVLAVVAWNMAEKQAIAALLRSGWGDALVVLATLLLTVFRDLTEGIVVGFTLGTLLFLHRMSQTVAIEAAPLATEDQADNGDAAATTPQDDPDVVVYRLSGAFFFGAASMVGSVLDSIARLPKRFVLDFEQVPFIDSTAAAMLESFAHKMQHAGVRVVVTGTNASIRRVLWNHGLRAPLVRYRNTVTEALRERR; encoded by the coding sequence ATGACCACGCTGTCGCGCCCGCGCTCGCCGAGCTTCGCCGAGCTCTTCACCCCGAAACTCGTCACCGTGCTGCGCGAGGGCTACGGCCTCGCCGGATTCAAGGCGGACGCGCTGGCCGGATTGACGGTCGCCATCGTCGCCCTGCCGCTCTCCATGGCCATCGCCATGGCCTCGGGCACCACGCCCGAGCGCGGGCTCTACACCGCCATCGTCGGCGGCCTCTTCGTCTCGGCGCTCGGCGGCAGCCGCTTCCAGATCGGCGGCCCGGCCGGTGCCTTCATCGTGCTGGTGGCGATGACCGTCGAGCGGCACGGCATAGAGGGCCTGCTGCTTGCGACCTTCCTGTCGGGCATCTTCCTCGCCGTCATCGGCTTCCTGCGGCTCGGCACCTATGTGAAGTTCATCCCCTATCCGGTGACGGTCGGCTTCACCGCCGGCATCGCGGTGATCATCTTCTCCAGCCAGCTAACCGATCTGCTCGGCCTCACGCTGACGGTAAAGGAGCCGGCGGCGATCATCCCGAAGCTCGAGGTTCTCGCGCGCGCGTTGCCGACGCTGAACGCCGCCGCCTTCGGCATCTCGCTGCTCACCATCCTCGTCATCGTCGGCGTCAAGAAATTCGCGCCGCACTGGCCGAACCTGCTCATCGCCGTCGCGCTGGCGAGCGCCGCGGCCGCCGTGCTCGGCCTGCCGGTGGAGACCATCGGCACCCGCTTCGGCGGCATCCCCTCCAGCCTGCCCATGCCGGTGCTGCCGGACTTCTCGCCCGACAAGGTGATGGCGGTGGTCCCGGACGCCGCCGCCTTCGCCCTGCTGGGCGCCATCGAATCCCTGCTCTCCGCCGTCGTCGCCGACGGCATGACCGGGCGCCGCCACCGCTCCAATTGCGAGCTGGTGGCGCAGGGCGTCGCCAATATGGCCTCGGCCATGTTCGGCGGCCTGTGCGTCACCGGGACCATCGCCCGCACCGCGACGAATGTCCGCGCCGGCGCCCGCGGGCCAATCTCCGGCATACTGCACTGCCTGTTCCTGCTGGTCTTCATGCTGGTGGCCGCCCCGCTCGCCAGTTACATCCCGCTCGCCGCCCTCGCCGGCGTGCTGGCGGTGGTCGCCTGGAACATGGCGGAGAAGCAGGCGATCGCCGCGCTGCTGCGCTCGGGCTGGGGCGACGCGCTGGTGGTGCTGGCGACGCTGCTGCTCACCGTCTTCCGCGACCTCACCGAGGGCATCGTCGTCGGCTTCACGCTCGGCACGCTCTTGTTTCTGCACCGCATGTCGCAGACCGTCGCCATCGAGGCCGCCCCGCTCGCCACCGAGGATCAGGCGGACAATGGCGACGCCGCCGCGACCACGCCGCAGGACGACCCGGACGTGGTGGTCTATCGGCTCTCGGGTGCCTTCTTCTTCGGCGCCGCCTCCATGGTCGGCTCGGTGCTCGACAGCATCGCGCGCCTGCCGAAGCGCTTCGTGCTCGACTTCGAGCAAGTGCCCTTCATCGATTCCACCGCCGCCGCCATGCTGGAGAGCTTCGCCCACAAGATGCAGCACGCCGGGGTGCGCGTGGTCGTCACCGGCACCAACGCCTCGATCCGCCGCGTGCTGTGGAATCACGGCCTGCGCGCGCCACTGGTGCGCTACCGAAATACGGTCACGGAGGCTCTGCGCGAACGCCGCTGA
- a CDS encoding FAD-dependent oxidoreductase: MIANAEALLKPLTIKGLTIRNRVMSTSHAPGYGKDGKPQERYQLYHMEKARGGIGLTMFGGSSSVAIDSPAAPWAQISVADDSVIPYFQQFAERVHAHGAKLMIQLTHMGRRTKWDTENWFPTLSSSVRREPASRTIPRAMDKNDIRRVVKAFADAVKRCKEGGLDGCEISAAHGHLVDQFWSPSVNERTDEYGGSLANRMRFGREVLEAMREAAGDDYVIGMRMSGDEMIADGLSHEDCVEIAGTYARDGLVDFLNIMGGQARDEMSHAISLPNMAFPVAPFLFLPSAIKREVEVAVFHAQRVTDLATGARAVAEGHVDMIAMTRAHIADPHLVKKLMEGRDDDIRQCVGAGYCIDRIYVGGDALCIQNGATGREATMPHVIPKAEVARKVVVVGAGPGGLEAARVCAERGHKVVLFEKEPVVGGQINIAAKATWREALSGIPRWLHAQVQKKGVDIRLGRTATDADVLAEAPDVVIMATGGLPSHGHAKGHEHAVTTWDVLTGKVEPTGSVLLYDEIGGHNAASTAEVLAKKGCLVEMVTHDLQVAQEVGTTNKPVHLRELYKLGVVMTPNTELIEIYPEGNRLIAALRNTMTDAEEERVIDRVVVDYGTVPVDGLFETLRGSSVNDGETDLDALVAGRPQRWTGQPGFALYRVGDAWTGRNIHAAIYDALRLCKDL, translated from the coding sequence ATGATCGCCAATGCCGAGGCATTGCTGAAACCCTTGACCATCAAGGGCCTCACCATCCGCAACCGCGTGATGTCGACGTCGCACGCCCCCGGCTACGGCAAGGACGGCAAGCCGCAGGAGCGCTACCAGCTCTACCATATGGAGAAGGCGCGGGGCGGCATCGGGCTCACCATGTTCGGCGGCTCCTCCTCGGTCGCCATCGACAGCCCGGCGGCGCCTTGGGCGCAGATCTCGGTCGCCGACGACAGCGTCATCCCCTATTTCCAGCAATTCGCCGAGCGCGTGCACGCCCACGGCGCCAAGCTGATGATCCAGCTCACCCATATGGGCCGGCGCACCAAGTGGGACACGGAGAACTGGTTCCCCACCCTCTCCTCCTCGGTGCGGCGCGAGCCGGCCTCGCGCACCATCCCCCGCGCGATGGACAAGAACGACATACGCCGCGTGGTGAAGGCCTTCGCTGACGCGGTGAAGCGCTGCAAGGAAGGCGGGCTCGACGGCTGCGAGATATCCGCCGCCCACGGCCATCTCGTCGACCAGTTCTGGTCGCCGTCGGTCAACGAGCGCACCGACGAATATGGCGGCTCGCTCGCGAACCGCATGCGCTTCGGCCGCGAGGTGCTGGAGGCCATGCGCGAGGCGGCCGGCGACGACTATGTCATCGGCATGCGCATGTCCGGCGACGAGATGATCGCCGACGGCCTCTCCCATGAGGATTGCGTCGAGATCGCGGGTACCTATGCCCGCGACGGCCTCGTCGACTTCCTCAACATCATGGGCGGCCAGGCGCGCGACGAGATGAGCCACGCCATCTCGCTGCCCAACATGGCCTTCCCGGTCGCGCCCTTCCTGTTCCTGCCGAGCGCCATCAAGCGCGAGGTGGAGGTGGCAGTGTTCCACGCCCAGCGTGTCACCGATCTCGCCACCGGTGCGCGCGCCGTCGCCGAGGGTCATGTCGATATGATCGCCATGACCCGCGCCCACATCGCCGACCCGCATCTGGTCAAGAAGCTGATGGAAGGCCGCGACGACGATATCCGCCAATGCGTCGGCGCCGGCTACTGCATCGATCGCATCTATGTCGGTGGCGACGCTTTGTGCATCCAGAACGGGGCGACGGGGCGCGAAGCCACCATGCCGCACGTCATCCCGAAGGCGGAAGTCGCGCGCAAGGTGGTGGTGGTCGGCGCCGGCCCCGGTGGGCTGGAGGCGGCCCGCGTCTGCGCCGAGCGCGGCCACAAGGTGGTGCTGTTCGAGAAGGAGCCGGTCGTCGGCGGCCAGATCAACATCGCCGCCAAGGCCACCTGGCGCGAGGCGCTCTCCGGCATCCCGCGCTGGCTGCATGCGCAGGTGCAGAAGAAGGGCGTCGACATAAGGCTCGGCCGCACCGCCACCGACGCCGACGTGCTAGCGGAAGCGCCGGACGTTGTGATCATGGCGACCGGCGGGCTGCCATCGCATGGCCACGCCAAGGGCCACGAGCACGCAGTCACCACCTGGGACGTGCTGACCGGCAAGGTCGAGCCCACCGGCTCGGTGCTGCTCTATGATGAGATTGGCGGCCACAACGCCGCCTCCACCGCCGAGGTGCTAGCGAAGAAGGGCTGCCTCGTCGAGATGGTGACGCACGACCTCCAGGTGGCGCAGGAGGTCGGCACCACCAACAAGCCGGTGCACCTGCGCGAGCTCTACAAGCTCGGCGTGGTGATGACGCCGAACACCGAGTTGATCGAGATTTATCCCGAGGGCAATCGCCTCATCGCCGCCCTGCGCAACACCATGACCGACGCCGAAGAGGAACGGGTGATCGACCGCGTCGTGGTCGATTACGGCACCGTGCCGGTGGACGGCCTGTTCGAGACGCTGCGCGGTTCTTCCGTCAATGATGGCGAGACCGACCTCGACGCCCTCGTCGCCGGCCGCCCGCAACGCTGGACCGGGCAGCCCGGCTTCGCCCTCTACCGCGTCGGCGACGCCTGGACCGGCCGCAACATCCACGCGGCGATCTACGACGCGCTGCGGCTGTGCAAGGATCTGTGA